Proteins encoded in a region of the Geobacillus genomosp. 3 genome:
- the trxB gene encoding thioredoxin-disulfide reductase → MADEKIYDVIIAGAGPAGLTAAVYTSRANLSTLMIERGVPGGQMVNTEEVENYPGFETILGPELATKMFEHAKKFGAEYAYGDVKEIIDGEAYKTVVVGDKEYKARSIIIATGAEYKKLGVPGEAELGGRGVSYCAVCDGAFFKGKELVVVGGGDSAVEEGVYLTRFANKVTIVHRRDQLRAQKILQDRAFANEKIDFIWNHTVKQINEKDGKVGSVTLVHTQTGEEREFPCDGVFIYIGMVPLSKPFASLGITNENGYIVTNEQMETKVPGIFAAGDVREKTLRQIVTATGDGSIAAQSAQHYVEELKEKLNTQGVS, encoded by the coding sequence GTGGCGGACGAGAAAATTTATGACGTGATTATTGCCGGGGCCGGGCCGGCAGGGCTGACGGCGGCTGTCTATACATCGCGCGCCAATTTGTCGACCTTGATGATCGAGCGCGGCGTCCCGGGCGGGCAGATGGTGAATACCGAAGAAGTGGAAAACTATCCGGGCTTTGAGACGATTTTAGGACCCGAATTAGCCACCAAAATGTTTGAACATGCGAAAAAGTTTGGGGCGGAATACGCTTACGGCGATGTGAAGGAAATCATCGACGGTGAAGCGTATAAAACAGTTGTTGTCGGCGACAAAGAGTATAAAGCGCGCTCCATCATTATCGCCACCGGAGCCGAATACAAAAAGCTCGGCGTGCCGGGGGAAGCGGAGCTCGGCGGCCGCGGCGTTTCGTACTGCGCGGTATGCGACGGGGCGTTTTTTAAAGGAAAAGAGTTGGTTGTTGTCGGCGGCGGCGACTCGGCGGTCGAAGAAGGGGTGTATTTGACGCGCTTTGCCAATAAAGTGACGATCGTTCACCGCCGCGACCAGCTGCGGGCGCAAAAAATTTTGCAAGACCGGGCGTTTGCCAACGAGAAAATCGATTTCATCTGGAACCATACAGTGAAACAAATCAATGAAAAGGACGGAAAAGTCGGCAGTGTGACGCTTGTGCATACGCAAACAGGGGAAGAGCGTGAATTCCCGTGCGACGGCGTCTTCATTTACATCGGGATGGTGCCGCTCTCGAAACCGTTTGCGAGCCTTGGCATTACAAACGAAAACGGCTATATTGTGACGAACGAGCAGATGGAAACGAAAGTGCCGGGCATTTTCGCCGCCGGCGATGTGCGCGAAAAAACGCTCCGGCAAATCGTCACGGCGACCGGCGACGGCAGCATCGCCGCCCAAAGCGCCCAACATTATGTTGAAGAACTGAAAGAAAAATTAAATACGCAAGGGGTCAGCTAA
- the hisA gene encoding 1-(5-phosphoribosyl)-5-[(5-phosphoribosylamino)methylideneamino]imidazole-4-carboxamide isomerase, which translates to MAAFTVYPAIDMRGGKCVRLLQGDYNKETVYGDSPVAMAEQFAAQGAKWIHMVDLDGAKEGRRVNDRFVIEAARLGVNVQVGGGIRTEADVAYYLEHGVARVILGSAAISDPPFVKQMLKTYGRRIVIGIDARDGFVATEGWLSTSNVKAEELGQMLAEAGAETFIFTDIATDGTLSGPNIAASVRLAAATGKEVIASGGVSSLDDLRALCEYAGQGIGGAIVGKALYTNQFTLAEALKAVSGR; encoded by the coding sequence ATGGCGGCGTTTACGGTGTATCCGGCGATCGATATGCGCGGCGGCAAATGCGTCCGCCTGCTGCAAGGCGATTACAACAAAGAAACGGTGTACGGCGACTCGCCGGTGGCGATGGCCGAGCAGTTTGCGGCCCAAGGGGCGAAGTGGATTCATATGGTCGATTTGGACGGGGCGAAAGAAGGGCGGCGGGTGAACGACCGGTTTGTCATTGAGGCGGCCCGTTTGGGCGTCAACGTGCAAGTCGGCGGCGGCATCCGCACGGAAGCCGATGTCGCCTACTATTTGGAACATGGCGTCGCCCGCGTCATTTTGGGAAGCGCGGCGATTTCCGACCCGCCGTTTGTGAAACAGATGTTGAAAACATACGGCCGCCGCATCGTGATCGGCATTGACGCCCGCGACGGCTTCGTGGCGACGGAAGGATGGCTTTCGACGTCGAACGTGAAAGCGGAAGAACTTGGGCAAATGCTCGCCGAGGCCGGGGCGGAGACGTTTATTTTCACCGATATTGCGACCGACGGCACGCTGTCGGGTCCGAACATCGCCGCTTCCGTCCGTCTCGCCGCGGCGACGGGAAAAGAAGTGATCGCCTCTGGCGGCGTCAGCTCGCTTGACGATTTGCGCGCGCTCTGCGAATATGCCGGACAAGGCATCGGCGGGGCGATCGTCGGCAAGGCGCTTTATACGAACCAGTTTACGCTTGCGGAAGCGTTAAAGGCGGTGAGCGGGCGATGA
- a CDS encoding ATP phosphoribosyltransferase regulatory subunit, translating into MAKKLFMFEKPLGMRDTLPFLYELKKQVRSVMAEEIERWGYEFIETPTLEYYETVGTASAIADHRLFKLLDQQGHTLVLRPDMTAPIARVAASRLYDDGNPLRLAYNANVFRAQQREGGRPAEFEQIGVELVGDGTVTADAEVISLMVALLKRAGLGRFSVAIGHIGYVNALFLEILGNEERASVLRRFLYEKNYVGYREHVKSWPLSSIDQKRLLDLLSLRGGTDVIDEAKTLVTSDEGRRAADELSALMAALRTYGVAEAVKLDMALVSHMSYYTGILFDVYAEQVGFPIGNGGRYDDLLAKFSRPAPATGFGLRVDRLIEAIGETDVRGDIECIVFSQERLAEAVELAEAKRAEGQRVVLQHIAGIRDIDAYSQRYRSIVYLLGRGGGHDEP; encoded by the coding sequence ATGGCAAAAAAGTTGTTCATGTTTGAAAAACCGTTAGGCATGCGCGATACGCTGCCGTTTTTATATGAGTTGAAAAAGCAAGTGCGCTCGGTGATGGCGGAGGAAATTGAGCGTTGGGGGTATGAGTTTATTGAAACGCCGACGTTGGAGTATTATGAAACGGTCGGGACGGCGTCGGCGATTGCCGATCATCGGCTGTTTAAGCTTCTCGACCAGCAAGGGCATACGCTCGTGCTTCGGCCCGATATGACGGCGCCGATCGCCCGGGTGGCGGCGTCAAGGCTTTATGACGACGGCAATCCGCTCCGGTTGGCGTACAACGCCAACGTGTTCCGCGCCCAGCAGCGCGAGGGCGGCCGGCCGGCGGAGTTTGAGCAGATCGGTGTGGAGCTGGTTGGCGACGGCACGGTGACCGCCGATGCCGAGGTGATCAGTTTGATGGTCGCGCTGCTGAAACGGGCAGGGCTCGGTCGCTTTTCGGTGGCCATCGGCCATATCGGGTATGTGAATGCGCTGTTTTTGGAGATTTTAGGGAATGAAGAGCGGGCGAGCGTATTGCGCCGTTTCTTATATGAGAAAAACTACGTCGGCTACCGTGAACATGTGAAGTCATGGCCGCTTTCATCGATCGATCAAAAGCGGTTGTTGGATCTTCTTTCGCTGCGCGGCGGCACGGACGTGATAGACGAGGCGAAAACGCTCGTCACAAGCGACGAAGGGCGGCGGGCGGCCGACGAGTTGTCCGCGCTTATGGCGGCGCTTCGGACGTACGGAGTGGCCGAGGCGGTGAAGCTTGATATGGCGCTTGTCAGCCATATGAGCTACTACACCGGCATTTTGTTTGACGTGTACGCCGAGCAGGTCGGATTCCCGATCGGCAACGGCGGGCGGTACGATGATTTGTTGGCGAAGTTTTCCCGTCCGGCGCCGGCGACGGGGTTTGGGTTGCGCGTTGACCGGTTGATTGAGGCGATCGGGGAAACGGATGTGCGCGGTGACATCGAGTGCATCGTCTTCAGCCAAGAGCGGCTGGCGGAAGCGGTGGAGTTGGCGGAAGCGAAACGGGCGGAAGGCCAGCGCGTCGTCTTGCAGCACATCGCCGGCATTCGCGATATTGACGCCTACAGCCAGCGCTACCGGTCGATTGTGTATTTGCTCGGCCGCGGCGGCGGGCATGACGAACCATGA
- the hisIE gene encoding bifunctional phosphoribosyl-AMP cyclohydrolase/phosphoribosyl-ATP diphosphatase HisIE produces the protein MTADIRFDGNGLVPAIVQDAQSKEVLTLAYMNKESLKKTLETGETWFYSRSRQELWHKGATSGNVQRVVDIRYDCDADALLVLVEPAGPACHTGAYSCFSRSLDGAARTPAADRFAILNELERIIAKRDAERPEGAYTTYLFEKGVDKILKKVGEEAAEVIIAAKNRSHDELKWEAADLLYHLLVLLREQKLPLDAVLATLAERHAQKTEAAEQPQS, from the coding sequence GTGACAGCAGACATCCGGTTTGACGGCAACGGGCTTGTGCCTGCGATCGTTCAAGATGCGCAAAGCAAAGAAGTGCTCACGCTTGCTTATATGAATAAAGAGTCGCTCAAAAAAACACTCGAGACGGGGGAAACGTGGTTTTACAGCCGCTCGCGCCAAGAGTTGTGGCATAAAGGGGCGACGTCCGGGAACGTGCAGCGCGTTGTCGACATCCGCTACGACTGCGATGCCGACGCGCTGCTCGTGCTCGTTGAGCCGGCCGGTCCGGCGTGCCATACGGGGGCGTACTCGTGCTTTTCCCGCTCGCTTGACGGCGCGGCGCGCACGCCGGCGGCCGACCGGTTTGCGATTTTGAACGAGCTGGAGCGGATCATCGCCAAGCGCGACGCCGAACGGCCGGAAGGGGCGTACACGACGTATTTGTTTGAAAAAGGCGTCGACAAAATCTTGAAAAAAGTCGGCGAAGAAGCGGCGGAAGTCATCATCGCGGCAAAAAACCGGAGCCATGACGAGCTGAAATGGGAAGCGGCGGATTTGTTGTACCATTTGCTTGTTTTGCTGCGCGAACAAAAGCTGCCGCTTGACGCCGTGCTTGCGACGCTTGCCGAGCGGCACGCGCAAAAAACGGAAGCGGCGGAACAACCCCAATCGTAA
- the hisB gene encoding imidazoleglycerol-phosphate dehydratase HisB, giving the protein MAREATIARTTNETSIELRLAIDGEGKAELETGVPFLTHMLDLFAKHGQFDLRIAAKGDTHIDDHHTTEDIGICLGQAIKEALGDKKGIKRYGNAFVPMDDALAQVVIDLSNRPHFEFRGEFPSAKVGAFDVELVHEFLWKLALEARMNLHVIVHYGRNTHHMIEAVFKALGRALDEATMIDPRVKGVPSTKGML; this is encoded by the coding sequence ATGGCAAGGGAAGCGACGATCGCGAGGACGACGAACGAGACGAGCATTGAGCTGCGTTTGGCGATTGACGGCGAAGGAAAAGCCGAACTGGAAACGGGCGTGCCGTTTTTGACCCATATGCTCGATTTGTTTGCGAAGCACGGCCAGTTCGATTTGCGCATTGCCGCCAAAGGCGACACGCACATTGACGACCACCATACGACGGAAGACATCGGCATTTGCCTCGGGCAGGCGATCAAAGAGGCGCTTGGCGACAAAAAGGGGATCAAGCGGTATGGCAATGCGTTTGTGCCGATGGATGACGCCTTGGCCCAAGTGGTGATCGACTTGAGCAACCGTCCGCATTTTGAGTTTCGCGGCGAGTTTCCGTCAGCGAAAGTCGGTGCGTTCGATGTCGAACTCGTCCATGAGTTTTTATGGAAGCTGGCGCTTGAGGCGCGCATGAATTTGCACGTCATCGTCCATTACGGACGCAATACGCACCATATGATCGAGGCGGTGTTTAAGGCGCTCGGGCGGGCGCTCGATGAAGCGACGATGATCGACCCGCGCGTCAAAGGCGTCCCATCGACGAAAGGGATGCTGTAA
- the hisH gene encoding imidazole glycerol phosphate synthase subunit HisH: protein MTMIGIIDYGMGNLYSVRKALERLGCPYIVSGDQGELRRADGLLLPGVGSFRDAMHILNETGLADFIREAARGGTPLLGICLGMQLLFDESEENGPTEGLGLLRGRVVRFSGVTKTGERYKVPHMGWNRLRFHRPSPLLHGVREGHVYFVHSYYVVPGDEDVVLASSEYDVDVPAVVGRGNVWGAQFHPEKSGAVGMSILRNYVGIVAGRGNG from the coding sequence ATGACGATGATCGGCATCATCGATTATGGCATGGGCAACTTATACAGCGTCCGCAAAGCGCTTGAGCGGCTCGGTTGCCCGTATATCGTCAGCGGCGATCAAGGCGAATTGCGGCGGGCGGATGGGCTTCTTTTGCCTGGGGTCGGCTCGTTTCGCGACGCGATGCACATTTTGAACGAGACAGGCCTCGCCGATTTCATTCGTGAAGCGGCCCGGGGCGGCACGCCGCTGCTCGGCATTTGTTTAGGGATGCAGCTGTTGTTTGACGAAAGCGAGGAAAACGGGCCGACCGAAGGGCTTGGCTTGCTGCGCGGCCGCGTCGTCCGCTTTTCGGGCGTCACGAAAACGGGCGAACGGTATAAAGTGCCGCATATGGGCTGGAACCGGCTCCGTTTTCATCGCCCGTCGCCGCTTCTGCATGGCGTTAGGGAAGGGCACGTGTATTTTGTTCATTCGTATTACGTCGTTCCGGGCGATGAGGACGTCGTGTTGGCAAGCAGCGAGTATGACGTGGACGTCCCGGCGGTTGTCGGGCGCGGCAACGTATGGGGTGCGCAGTTTCACCCGGAAAAAAGCGGCGCGGTCGGCATGAGCATATTGCGCAACTATGTCGGCATTGTCGCGGGAAGGGGGAATGGCTGA
- the hisG gene encoding ATP phosphoribosyltransferase has product MLTIAMPKGRIFDEALELLRQADYRLPPEFEESRKLVIEVAEEQLRFILAKPMDVVTYVEHGVADLGIAGKDVLMEEERNVYELLDLQISRCHLAVAGLPDGKMNEIAPRVATKYPNIASTYFREQGEQVEIIRLNGSIELAPLIGLADRIVDIVSTGQTLRENGLVELERIAEVTSRLIVNPASYRLNGGMIERLVDRLAAVIPQP; this is encoded by the coding sequence ATGCTGACGATTGCGATGCCAAAAGGGCGCATTTTCGACGAAGCGCTTGAGCTTCTCCGCCAGGCCGATTACCGGCTGCCGCCGGAGTTTGAAGAGTCGCGCAAGCTTGTGATCGAGGTGGCGGAGGAGCAGCTGCGCTTTATTTTGGCGAAACCGATGGATGTCGTCACATATGTGGAGCATGGGGTCGCCGATTTGGGCATTGCCGGCAAGGATGTGTTAATGGAAGAAGAGCGGAACGTATACGAGCTATTGGATTTGCAAATCAGCCGCTGCCATTTGGCGGTGGCCGGGCTGCCGGATGGGAAGATGAACGAAATCGCGCCGCGGGTGGCGACGAAATACCCCAATATTGCGTCGACGTATTTTCGCGAACAAGGTGAGCAAGTGGAAATCATCCGTTTGAACGGATCGATTGAGCTCGCCCCGCTCATTGGACTCGCCGACCGGATCGTCGATATTGTTTCGACCGGACAGACGCTCCGGGAAAACGGGCTGGTTGAACTGGAGCGCATCGCCGAGGTGACATCGCGCCTTATCGTCAATCCGGCGAGCTACCGGCTGAATGGCGGGATGATTGAACGGTTGGTCGACCGGTTGGCGGCGGTGATCCCGCAGCCGTAG
- the hisF gene encoding imidazole glycerol phosphate synthase subunit HisF, giving the protein MITKRIIPCLDVKDGRVVKGVQFVQLRDAGDPVELAKAYDEQGADELVFLDISASHEGRKTMVDVVERVAAELAIPFTVGGGIHSLDDMKRMLRAGADKVSLNTAAVLHPSLVTEGADFFGSQCIVVAIDAKYDETIGSWRVYTHGGRNATEWEVVAWAQEAVRLGAGEILLTSMDADGGKNGFDIALTRRVSEAVSVPVIASGGAGKAEHFLEAFVEGKADAALAASIFHYKETSVGQVKAYLKEKGVNVR; this is encoded by the coding sequence ATGATCACGAAACGCATCATCCCGTGCCTTGACGTGAAAGACGGCCGCGTCGTGAAAGGGGTGCAGTTTGTCCAGCTGCGCGATGCCGGCGACCCGGTCGAGCTTGCGAAGGCGTACGATGAACAAGGGGCGGACGAGCTCGTGTTTTTGGACATTTCCGCTTCCCACGAAGGGCGGAAAACGATGGTCGATGTCGTCGAGCGCGTCGCTGCCGAGCTGGCGATTCCGTTTACGGTCGGCGGCGGCATCCACTCGCTTGACGACATGAAGCGCATGTTGCGCGCCGGCGCCGATAAAGTGTCGCTCAACACCGCTGCGGTGCTCCATCCGTCATTGGTGACCGAAGGGGCGGACTTTTTCGGTTCGCAATGCATCGTCGTTGCCATTGACGCGAAATACGATGAAACGATTGGCTCCTGGCGCGTCTATACGCACGGCGGCCGCAACGCGACCGAGTGGGAAGTGGTCGCTTGGGCGCAGGAAGCGGTCCGTTTGGGCGCCGGGGAGATTTTGCTGACGAGCATGGATGCCGATGGCGGCAAAAACGGCTTTGACATTGCCTTGACGCGGCGGGTGAGCGAAGCGGTGTCGGTTCCGGTCATCGCCTCAGGCGGCGCCGGCAAGGCGGAGCATTTTCTCGAAGCGTTTGTGGAAGGGAAAGCAGACGCGGCGCTCGCGGCCTCCATTTTCCACTACAAAGAGACGTCGGTCGGGCAAGTGAAAGCGTACTTAAAAGAAAAAGGGGTGAACGTGCGGTGA
- a CDS encoding NUDIX hydrolase: MFGVNELQRVTNCVLYKDGRVLLLQKPKRGWWVAPGGKMEPGETVREACIREYREETGIYLKNPELKGVFTIVMKNGNETVSEWMMFTFFADDFIGENVPSSEEGTLAWHEVETLSTLPMAPGDYHILDYALKGRGILYGAFVYTEEFELLSYRLDPS; the protein is encoded by the coding sequence ATGTTTGGGGTGAACGAATTGCAACGGGTAACGAATTGCGTACTATATAAAGACGGCCGGGTGCTGCTTTTGCAAAAGCCAAAACGCGGGTGGTGGGTCGCCCCGGGCGGCAAAATGGAGCCCGGAGAGACGGTGCGCGAAGCTTGCATTCGCGAATACCGGGAAGAGACGGGCATTTATTTAAAAAATCCGGAGTTGAAAGGCGTTTTTACGATCGTGATGAAAAATGGGAATGAAACGGTGTCGGAGTGGATGATGTTTACGTTTTTCGCCGACGACTTCATCGGCGAAAACGTGCCGTCTTCCGAAGAAGGGACACTCGCCTGGCATGAGGTTGAGACGCTTTCGACGCTGCCGATGGCCCCTGGCGACTACCATATTTTAGACTACGCTTTAAAAGGCCGAGGAATCTTGTACGGAGCATTTGTGTATACGGAGGAATTTGAGCTGCTTTCGTATCGCCTTGATCCGAGTTAA
- the rapZ gene encoding RNase adapter RapZ, which yields MGQNGTVQPIQLVIITGMSGAGKTVAIQSFEDLGFFCVDNLPPTLLPKFLELVKESGNKMNKVALVMDLRSRDFFDHLFAALDELSEQAWIVPQILFLDAQDSTLVARYKETRRTHPLAPNEPPLEGIRLERKLLEEIKGRAQIIYDTTGLKPRELREKIVRQFSSHTQSGFTVNVMSFGFKYGIPIDADLVFDVRFLPNPHYIEHMRPKTGLDDEVSSYVLKWGETQKFLEKLLDLLTFMLPYYQREGKSQLVIAIGCTGGQHRSVALAEYIARHFSADYKTAVSHRDMERRKEAHR from the coding sequence ATGGGGCAAAACGGGACGGTGCAGCCGATCCAGCTCGTCATTATTACCGGCATGTCCGGGGCGGGGAAAACGGTGGCGATCCAAAGCTTTGAAGACCTCGGTTTTTTTTGCGTTGACAATTTGCCGCCGACGTTGTTGCCAAAGTTTTTGGAGCTGGTGAAAGAGTCCGGGAATAAAATGAATAAAGTCGCGCTCGTCATGGACTTGCGCAGCCGCGACTTTTTTGACCATTTGTTCGCGGCGCTCGACGAATTGTCCGAGCAGGCATGGATTGTGCCGCAAATTTTGTTTTTAGACGCGCAAGACTCCACGCTTGTTGCGCGCTACAAAGAAACGCGTCGGACGCACCCGCTCGCGCCGAACGAGCCGCCGCTTGAAGGGATTCGCCTGGAGCGGAAACTGCTCGAGGAGATTAAAGGGCGGGCGCAAATCATTTACGATACGACCGGACTTAAGCCGCGCGAACTGCGGGAAAAAATCGTCCGCCAGTTTTCGTCGCACACCCAGTCCGGGTTTACAGTCAACGTCATGTCGTTCGGCTTTAAGTACGGCATTCCGATTGATGCTGATTTAGTGTTTGATGTCCGCTTCTTGCCGAATCCGCATTATATTGAGCATATGCGCCCGAAAACCGGACTGGATGACGAAGTATCATCGTATGTGTTAAAATGGGGAGAAACACAAAAATTTTTAGAAAAGTTGCTTGACTTGTTGACGTTTATGTTGCCGTATTACCAGCGCGAGGGGAAAAGCCAGCTGGTGATCGCCATCGGCTGCACGGGCGGGCAACACCGCTCGGTGGCGCTGGCGGAGTATATCGCCCGCCATTTTTCCGCTGATTACAAAACGGCTGTCTCGCACCGGGACATGGAGAGGAGAAAGGAAGCGCATCGATGA
- the hisD gene encoding histidinol dehydrogenase: MKIERVQGSVSLRRTIESGTEEQRRAVLDIIAAVRARGDEALKEYTERFDGVRLDALKVTEAELERAHAAMDADMLQIIREAAANIRDYHKRQKRESWWMTNEDGTILGQKVTPLDAVGLYVPGGTAAYPSSVLMNVIPAQVAGVKRIVITSPPNEDGTLPDGVLAAAYELGVTEIYKVGGAQAIAALAYGTETIRPVDKIFGPGNIYVALAKREVFGHVAIDMIAGPSEIVVLADETARPDEIAADLLSQAEHDARASAILVTPSMKLALSVASEIERQLETLPRRDIARAALEKYGAIYVTETLDEAVEAVNELAPEHLEVMTAEPLALLGRLRHAGAMFFGRFSSEPVGDYFAGPNHVLPTNGTARFSSGLSVDEFVKKSSVIVYSEAALTQHGENIAAFARLEGLEAHARAVEMRLKKGE, encoded by the coding sequence ATGAAAATCGAACGGGTGCAAGGCAGCGTGTCGCTAAGGCGGACGATTGAAAGCGGAACGGAGGAGCAGCGGCGTGCGGTGCTTGATATCATCGCCGCCGTGCGCGCCCGCGGCGATGAAGCGCTGAAAGAATACACGGAACGGTTTGACGGCGTCCGGTTGGATGCGCTCAAGGTGACGGAAGCGGAACTGGAGCGGGCGCATGCGGCGATGGACGCGGACATGCTTCAGATCATTCGCGAAGCGGCGGCCAACATTCGCGACTACCACAAACGGCAAAAACGCGAATCATGGTGGATGACGAACGAAGACGGGACGATTCTCGGGCAAAAAGTGACGCCGCTTGATGCGGTCGGGTTGTACGTGCCGGGCGGGACGGCCGCCTACCCGTCATCGGTGCTCATGAACGTCATTCCCGCGCAAGTGGCGGGGGTGAAGCGGATTGTCATCACCTCGCCGCCGAATGAAGACGGCACGCTGCCGGACGGCGTGTTGGCGGCGGCGTATGAACTCGGGGTGACCGAAATTTACAAAGTCGGCGGCGCGCAGGCGATCGCCGCATTGGCGTATGGGACGGAAACGATCCGGCCGGTCGATAAAATTTTCGGGCCGGGCAATATTTATGTCGCGTTGGCGAAGCGGGAAGTGTTCGGGCATGTGGCGATCGACATGATCGCCGGGCCGAGCGAAATTGTCGTGCTCGCTGATGAAACGGCGCGCCCGGATGAGATTGCCGCCGATTTGTTGTCACAGGCTGAACATGACGCGCGGGCGTCGGCCATTTTGGTGACGCCGTCGATGAAGCTGGCGCTTTCGGTGGCGAGCGAAATCGAACGGCAGCTCGAGACGCTGCCGCGCCGCGACATCGCCCGGGCGGCGCTTGAGAAGTATGGCGCCATTTATGTGACCGAGACGCTTGATGAAGCGGTCGAGGCAGTGAACGAGCTGGCGCCGGAGCATTTGGAAGTGATGACGGCCGAACCGCTCGCCTTGCTCGGCCGGCTCCGCCATGCGGGGGCGATGTTTTTCGGCCGCTTCAGCTCCGAACCGGTCGGCGACTATTTCGCCGGGCCGAACCACGTGCTGCCGACGAACGGGACGGCAAGGTTTTCAAGCGGCTTGAGCGTCGATGAGTTTGTGAAAAAATCAAGCGTGATCGTTTACAGTGAAGCGGCATTGACACAACATGGCGAAAACATCGCCGCCTTCGCCCGCCTCGAGGGGCTGGAGGCGCACGCGCGCGCCGTTGAGATGCGGCTGAAGAAAGGGGAATGA
- a CDS encoding tetratricopeptide repeat protein — protein sequence MGKQLKRSSRKATIVPFIQNGEYFFKKGMKAYERGDLHKARKYFERAVRLDERDASFALQLALVLSELGEYQFSNQWLFKIIHDLDETMDDCLYFLANNFACLGLFREAGQYAEQYLAHEPDGEFADDAADLLELLKLDRHDVSEEQEQLITMQERARYLLEQEQFAEAIKALEAIVSRYPEFWSAHNNLALAYFYSGDVEKAKQKLLDVLKRDPGNLHALCNALVFAYYLHDQEQVAALCETLAALYPLFREHQYKLGATFALVRRFDSAFRWLYRLYKNGFEGDGPFYYWLAYAAYYTGHESLARQVWETLTALHPEKRGEEPWTAPMLLDETILHIVQLFEGEELVDRLYGLYLFSRSKQAEEQALSLAVSRLLPADPRLRPFIDSFLFGLTAGSSAQAANIGRMVDALSANNEEKEALCRFAFATAVHPLAEGERFANGAAWAAAIEYVWRQRQGEHVTQKALAAKYGVSVTTVQKYVRKVRRLWP from the coding sequence ATGGGAAAACAACTGAAGCGATCATCACGAAAGGCGACGATTGTACCGTTTATCCAGAACGGAGAGTATTTTTTCAAAAAAGGGATGAAAGCATACGAGCGGGGCGATTTGCATAAGGCGAGAAAATATTTCGAGCGCGCCGTCCGTTTGGATGAGCGCGATGCGTCGTTTGCCCTGCAGCTGGCGCTTGTATTGTCCGAGCTTGGCGAATACCAGTTTTCGAACCAATGGCTGTTCAAAATTATTCATGATCTCGACGAAACGATGGACGACTGTTTGTATTTTTTGGCGAACAATTTCGCCTGTCTCGGTTTGTTCCGTGAGGCAGGACAATATGCGGAACAGTATTTGGCGCATGAGCCGGACGGGGAGTTTGCTGACGATGCGGCCGATTTGTTGGAACTGCTCAAGCTCGACCGGCATGATGTCAGCGAGGAGCAAGAACAGCTGATCACCATGCAGGAGCGGGCCCGGTATTTGCTTGAGCAGGAGCAGTTTGCGGAGGCGATCAAGGCGTTAGAGGCGATCGTTTCCCGGTACCCGGAATTTTGGTCGGCGCACAACAACTTGGCGCTTGCCTATTTTTACAGCGGGGACGTTGAAAAGGCGAAACAGAAGCTGTTGGATGTGCTGAAGCGCGACCCCGGCAACTTGCATGCGCTTTGCAATGCGCTCGTCTTCGCCTATTATTTGCACGACCAAGAACAGGTCGCCGCTCTTTGCGAGACGTTGGCGGCTCTTTACCCGCTTTTCCGCGAGCACCAATACAAGCTCGGGGCCACCTTTGCCCTTGTCAGGCGGTTCGACTCGGCGTTTCGCTGGTTGTATCGCCTGTATAAGAACGGTTTTGAGGGCGACGGGCCGTTTTATTACTGGCTCGCTTACGCCGCGTACTATACCGGGCACGAATCGTTGGCGCGGCAAGTGTGGGAAACGCTCACCGCCCTTCACCCGGAAAAGCGCGGCGAAGAGCCGTGGACTGCCCCTATGCTGTTGGATGAAACAATTCTCCACATTGTTCAGCTGTTTGAAGGGGAGGAGCTTGTCGACCGGCTATACGGGCTGTATTTGTTCAGCCGTTCGAAGCAAGCGGAGGAGCAGGCGCTGTCGTTGGCCGTCTCCCGCTTGCTGCCGGCTGATCCGCGCTTGCGTCCGTTCATCGACTCGTTTTTATTTGGCTTAACCGCCGGCTCGTCCGCCCAGGCGGCGAATATCGGCCGCATGGTCGATGCCCTTTCGGCAAATAATGAGGAAAAGGAGGCGCTTTGCCGCTTTGCGTTCGCGACTGCCGTCCATCCGTTGGCCGAGGGCGAACGGTTTGCGAACGGAGCGGCGTGGGCGGCCGCGATTGAATACGTTTGGCGCCAGCGGCAAGGGGAACATGTGACGCAAAAAGCGCTGGCCGCCAAATACGGCGTTTCCGTGACGACGGTGCAAAAGTACGTGCGAAAAGTGCGTCGGCTATGGCCGTGA